TGAAGTGGTTTATTACAGTTAGTTCGATGTAACATAAACATGGGCTCTTAACACACCAATGATCGATTTATCTACAGATCTACTGACCAAAGAATGAGTTTGATGTATGTAACCCTCAACCCATCACCTCACGTGGGTGTTGTTTGAGCAAAGAACTTGTTGCCCTGTGGTTCAGAGACAAGATGGTATCGGTCCATAAATTCAAAGCATGATATTTTTAGTACTGTCAGCACAAACCTGAGTCAGATCAGGCCTTCCTGTTGTGGCAGGTGCTGCAGAGATCCCcaccgagatcagggcccagattgtgccaggtgctgcccagacccctgACTGAGATCGGGGGGCCCTCCCTTGTGTCGGGGGTTGCACAGACTCAGAAGGACAGCCAACTCCTGCCTTATTTACAAACTAAATAGACAAGGGatgggaggagaaactgaggcagagagagaggacaTTTCTTGCCTAAGGACTCatagcagatcagtggcagagccagggatggaacccaggagtcctgatgcccagcCCTCAATGTTCTAACCCACcacaccccactcctctcccagagctagggatagaacccaggagtcctggctctcagccaccactgctctaaccactagacaccactcccctcccagagcgggggATAGACCCCAGGAACATTGACTGGGTAGTGCTATCCATATAACAACCTTTGTATTACGTCAGGTGAGTAGCTGGCCTGGCCTCTCTTCTGCACGGTCTGTGGGATAAGAGGCAGTTATTGGGCAGAACGGGTGCTGCTCTGTATTCACGGCACCTACAGGTGGTAACCGCATGAGTCCATGGGGCAAGGGACAGCGGCATGTGCCCTGGGCCGCACCCGGCAGAGTCATGGAGCCAGTCTGGGAGCAGGGCCGTTCCTATGTCTTTCTCGTCTATGACCTGGACTCGCAATGCCCACATTTCACCACAAGGAGGCAGCAGTTTGCTCCCATTAATACAACATGGGAATGGGAGTCCAGCACAAAGACATTCCCCTTTAAATGCCCCTTAAAGGGGAAGTGACCCTGAAATTTGGACTCTGGCAGTGAGAAACGGTGTCCTTAAAGGGGACATCTCCCTGAGGATCAGAGTCTGGCAATGAGAAATTCCACTCTTAAAGGGAAAGTCTCCATGCTGATGGAGTCTGGCAGGGATAAACTGTGCCTGTGAAGGGCGTGTCCCATGACACAGGAGGGGCACAAGAATGTAAGGCAGCAGTGTTTGGCAGTAAGAAATTTCCCTTTAAGAGCAAATTAAAGGGGAAGCATCTATGAGGGCCAGAATCTGGCAGTGAGAAATGTTTGGCACAACTTCCCTTTAAAAGCAAATTAAAGGGGAAGTGTCCATGAAGACAAGTATCCAGCAGTGAGAAATGTCTGGCAGCGAGAAACTCTCCTTTAAGAGCAAATTAAAGGGGAGGtgtccttgaggacctgctcttaAAGGGAAAGTGTCCATGAGAAGTCATGTCCAGCAGAGAGAAACTTCACCCTTAAAGGGAAAGCACCCGCAAGGGCAGTGAACAAGTAGGACTGCATAAGGGAGAGCTAAGGGGCTGCAGCTTGGTGTGGATCCTGTCCAGGGGGTGTCAACTGCCCTATGGTCCCGTCCTGCttggccccctccccccatgcctgTAGCTGCCCTATCTCCATGCCTTCCCTTGCCACTGTGtccttgtctaggtccctctgggaGGGCGACTTCTTGTGCACCTCCCCGGAGGCCCCCTCGAAGAACTGGGCAATGAACTTGGCCCCTGAGGTCTTGATCAGGTCCCCGGCGGCGAAGACGTAGAGGACGGGGTTAATGCTGCTGCTGAGGAAGGCCAGGGCGGTGGCCCCCGCCCGGCCAGCCTTCCACGCATGGCCCAGGCTCTCCGCCACCCTCCCTGAGGCCACGTTGGAGGCCACCTGCAGCACATTGACCACGTGGTAGGGCACCCAGAGGGCAGCAAAGCAGAGCACCACGGCGGCTATGAGCTTCCCTGTCCGTGCTCCCCGGCGGTGCCACCGCCGGCCCCGCAGCTGCACCAAGATGGCGGAGTAGCAGCCCACAATGACTGCAAAGGGCACCACAAAGGCCACCACCGTCTCCATGGTGAAGTGGAAGACAGCCAGGCCCGGTGTGGCATGGCACGGCTCGCAGATCAGCCACCGCCCTGACTGGTCTGACAGCAGCTGCCGGTACACGAAGGCCGGGACAGCCAACAAGACAGCCGCTGCCCAGAGGGCGGCCAAGATCTTGACCACCAGGTGCTTCTTGCGGATGGCTTGGGAGAGGTAGGGCCGGCTGACGGCCAAGCAGCGGTCCACACTCATGAGTGTGATGATGAAGATGCTGGCGTACATGTTGACGCAACAAAGGTAGTAGACGCCTTTGCAGACGGCAAGGCCGAAGAACCAGGTCTTGAaagtgaggaagaggatgaagaAGGGCGTGAGCAGGAGGACGGCCCCGTCGGCCATGGCCAGGTTGAGGACCAGCAGGCAGGTAACTGAGCggcagctgggcttcatcttccACAGGATGCTCCACACCACAAACAGGTTGCCCGGCAGCCCGATCAGAGCGGCCAGGAGGAGGAAAACGATTCCGGTCACGCTGGAGACCGAGG
This genomic interval from Lepidochelys kempii isolate rLepKem1 chromosome 13, rLepKem1.hap2, whole genome shotgun sequence contains the following:
- the LTB4R2 gene encoding leukotriene B4 receptor 2, producing the protein MPDATMNSCLHTSSNVTLLTSSVSSVTGIVFLLLAALIGLPGNLFVVWSILWKMKPSCRSVTCLLVLNLAMADGAVLLLTPFFILFLTFKTWFFGLAVCKGVYYLCCVNMYASIFIITLMSVDRCLAVSRPYLSQAIRKKHLVVKILAALWAAAVLLAVPAFVYRQLLSDQSGRWLICEPCHATPGLAVFHFTMETVVAFVVPFAVIVGCYSAILVQLRGRRWHRRGARTGKLIAAVVLCFAALWVPYHVVNVLQVASNVASGRVAESLGHAWKAGRAGATALAFLSSSINPVLYVFAAGDLIKTSGAKFIAQFFEGASGEVHKKSPSQRDLDKDTVAREGMEIGQLQAWGEGAKQDGTIGQLTPPGQDPHQAAAP